DNA sequence from the Bombus huntii isolate Logan2020A chromosome 16, iyBomHunt1.1, whole genome shotgun sequence genome:
ACGAATTAACTAATTTATGCTTGAATAGTTGTAATTTGCAATTgcacaaataaataatttattgtaagCTGACCTAACTTTTATTCTTCATCCATTAATCAAAAACAGTCTTTGAAACTGTTACAAATTATGCGTtatgttacaaattatatcgatgtattacaacaaaaagatataaaaacttTCTGTACAAAGCTGCAGCTCGTACTCAGAAGCCCGGCTAGCTCAGTCGGTAGAGCATGAGACTCTTAATCTCAGGGTCGTGGGTTCGAGCCCCACGTTGGgcgaatatattttttttgtttttctgtgataaataacaatattttttataaaacaaaagaataaGTGAATACATAACTCGCGAAATTGTAACGTACCATTTTCATCTTAAACgtgttatcaattattttgataGATTACCTACATAGAGTGACTCATGAGCTATTATAtcctttatatttaaataaaataaatgtatttaactAATCTAAAATCCGAATGATCTATCTGTTTAAAGAAATgttttttgttaaaaaaaatatataaaatgtaaaaaatcaGTACACACTATCATTCCTTCTAACATTGTACTTcctagcagagcgtggtttcGATCCACGGACCTCTGGGTTATGGGCCCAGCACGCTTCCACTGCGCCACTCTGCTCTTACTATGCTTGTTCCTCATTTTACAATTCCATCTTCatattaactttattttaaaaaagcatttttttattatattttaataatagtaTAGAGGATTTAGAACTTAATTTACTCTGTTATTATGCAGTACAAAATTATCagaattacaataattataagaaataactcaaatgaatgtaaaaaaagaaaagatactTCTGTTAACTGGGACGATTTCGAGTAAAGCATGTGTAGATTCAGCAAAATAAAGCGCAGTTGCGTTTACGCTAACTGACCCACATTCACTGCAATTTGCAATCTTGCgaataattttacgaattatGCTTTTGCAAATTATGCGAAACGAgtgctttaaaaaaaaaggcgGTTCATTACGAAATGCGTGTAATTACGTTTACAATCTGATAAATACATTAGAGttatcatatttatttaacttaaataatatattgacATCTGCtaactaatattatttaaatgtcGTAAGGAGACCCGCTAAAAGGTATTCATATGTAAAGTATTTTTATGTGaatccaattaatttattataaattttatacacatTTGAGCATCAATAGAAAACTTAATTTTAAATCTAATTCCACTATATAAGATAtacatgtaaatatatattaatgaaaatgtaatattcaatttatttctttacatTGAAAAAGGTCATGTCCAAATTTTTACGAAACATATAGCGAAAAAATTCCCAGTCAGCACTCAACAATATCATACGTTCGTCGCGATGACCTCAAATAGAATTCACGCGACATGGGATCcctataaaaatgaaattcgatTGAACGAGCCTCAATCGAAGTTTCTAAATTATGAAGGAAACAACAATGAAGTTCAACACGTGCCTCTTGTTCGTTTTGGTGGGTGTCACTTTAATCCACGCCGGACCAGCACGCAAGGCCATTGAGAAGAAATCACTGGCAGAAGATACGAAGATAGAGACCACCAAGGAAGACctgaaaattgaagaaaatgaTGAACAGAAGGGTAGGACGAAGAAAGCTGCATTCTGTCTACAAATAGATCCAACATCACCGCAGATTGCTTTGAGCGATAATCTTGTTCAGAATATTCCACTGACGGTGCAGGCTCAGTCCGTTCCTCAGCCATTCCAAGCTCTGAACTTCATTCAACCTGCTCCTCAAAATTTACCTCAAGCGAATATAGTCGTTCCTCAACAAATGATCCAGCCAACTTTCCAATCTCTACCTCAAGTGGTCCTTCCTCAGCCAATGATCCAACCGATTCACACTGTACAAATTGTTCAACCTTCTTCTCAACCGTGTTCTGCAAGCCAGTCTACCCAACAGACTGAAGTCCCCCAGACAGTTCCAAAGCCAGAACCAACTCCATCACCTGAAATAGAAGTTGAAACTGTCACAGAGAAGTCAAAACCTATGCGTATTGAGAAGTATCCACAACCTTTACCAGTACCCCAGGAAACTTTCACTGTGGTGCCTTACGTCCCTACATATCAAGAACAGTTGATGTTTATCTCTGAACCTGAACATGCCACTTATGTTCAAGTTCCTTACACTCATCTCCATGGACCACTGACTGAGTGTACTTGTCAGAACATTGAACCAATGGCTATGAACATGATGCCAATGCCTATCATGCCCTATACATCAACGTTTCAACATAGATCATCTTTAATGATGCCTCATATTCATGGAAGTGTAAGTAGTAAATAGCAAACAATGAAATGATTGTTTAATATGATAATTAATATGTGTTAATTGATTACAGAATGTAAAAACAGCACCACAAGGTAAAACAAGAACTGTTATCAACATGAATGTTCCACCTTATGGTTACGATCATCATCTTCACGGAGCTCTAAACTTTAGAGGAATGCACCATATGCATCCAGAGACTTCTCTAGCAAGGAAACACGATCTTCTTGGCAGTCCAGTTGCTTCTGAAACACATGATCTGCTACAGATCAATAAAACACCCCGTGAAGCTGATTCCAGTCACTTGTCACCAGAAAAGGAAGCAGAGACCAAGCAGGAAGAAGGCAAAGCTATGTTGATCGACGGTCGACGCAATGCAAGAAGTAGCAAAGAGGACACAAAGAAGCAGGAAAAGCAAATAATTAGAacttaaaacatttatacaggaTGTAAACAAAttcattgtattttttatttttatatctttcaaaTCTTTAATCTATATGTGTGaaagtatataattaataaaatggaCTTTTAAAATCAGAAAGTTTTTGTTCTTATACCTTTGTagacaattatttatttttatttaaacatttgaACAGTAAACTAATGAAGAAGTTTTGGTACAAACATTTTTGCACATACTGTTTAGGTAAATAAAGTCATCTCTAGGTATAATAACTAAGTCCTTTGAAGGGgatttttgcaaatatttctgtaatacTGATGTGCTTAGCTGCATCCATGAACATTtgcataaagtagtatttttTGTGCTTTTTCTTCCGTTTGGATctaatttcaaacaaaagaTCATTATGAATTATATATCGCCTTAGTGATATACATAATGTAAGTTTGTTATTTCATATTACCAATAAGTTTAAAATCTTCTTCCAAGAtatcattattaatattaaaccaCCTTGAGATATCTTCCTTGGTCATAGAATTTACTTGTTTTAAGATATGTTCAATATTCTTCATAGGATCAGAAGGAGATACAATTCTATTTAAAACTGATTTATTTATAGACCAGTCACTACTTTCATCTCCCTTACACTTACAACAAGTGCAAGTATCTGGATGGTCAGCTCCTTTACATTGTTTATCGTAATAGGGaactaaaaaaattcttaatcaAATCGTTTCTCATtaaagaaaacagaaaacaGTTATTTGATTACCCTCGCATTTGAAGCAATAACAACATTTACAGTCTCTTGCATGATCTGTGCCTAGTGCTGTAGAAGTGAAGGTTACAGCCGACTAAAACAGAGtagtttttaataaatttatcataaaaaataattataagaaAATCGTACATGTTGCAATTTAAATTCAGTTGCAATcgaatatgtatatttataatattttctaatagaACGTCTTGTTGGAGGAATAGTCCTTGGTGGTTGTGAAGAAAGATGATAGGGAACATCATGATAGTCTTTTTTGCAACAATCTTCTTCATATCTTGCAAAATACCACCAAAGATCCACTTTATATGGTCTGACATCTATATTTTTCTGATCCAACACTTGAGATATCAACATTCGTTTAACTATCTATAAATGATTATGACATATAAATTATCCTGAccattttatacttttacaaGTACCTTTGCAGCTTGATGACCAATGCAATTGCCAAATACCCTTAACTGTCTCAACAAAGGAGTTTTCTTCAGCGTGTATAAGATATTCACTATTCCATCATCAGTGATTTTATTATGTGAAATATCGAGAAACAGAAGTTTCGAAAAAGGAATAGCACAACTCAAACTCCTAAAGATAACtacaattaaaagaaatacttATTCTTGGAAAAAAACTTTTTTGTAGTTAAATAAATACCTTGCACCATGATCAGTTATGATATTCTTACACAAAATTAGGGTTTTTAAGGCTGGTCTCTTTGTCAACCATGCAGAGATATGATCAATACCATGATCACCAATATTGTTACAGCCTAAATCCAACAAATGCAATGAATCATTGTGTTTTGCATTGGACATCATGATTTCAATATTATGGCAACTAAAGttgtatttttgtaaat
Encoded proteins:
- the LOC126874500 gene encoding leucine-rich repeat-containing protein 34-like isoform X1, whose protein sequence is MKFNKYQCPLSCTDCGKVNVFNVLESVKPPYFHQISLCFFKCFCKTICSTEKILNMRGPLVYEKLGRHLQDIDIPVLLIFLKENQDITHLNLASNNISDTGFINLLDHLLLYKNIQELDVQNNNIANYGIDYMLECAKNLELRNLNLRANKFVNQNTKNIALFLLENKYMCSLNIADVNQTASDLIYFMMVLSSDQEVFNETLKSLDISGPNPGCMYYFDSAHFADVIGHMLKCNTTLRALHLQKYNFSCHNIEIMMSNAKHNDSLHLLDLGCNNIGDHGIDHISAWLTKRPALKTLILCKNIITDHGARSLSCAIPFSKLLFLDISHNKITDDGIVNILYTLKKTPLLRQLRVFGNCIGHQAAKIVKRMLISQVLDQKNIDVRPYKVDLWWYFARYEEDCCKKDYHDVPYHLSSQPPRTIPPTRRSIRKYYKYTYSIATEFKLQHSAVTFTSTALGTDHARDCKCCYCFKCEVPYYDKQCKGADHPDTCTCCKCKGDESSDWSINKSVLNRIVSPSDPMKNIEHILKQVNSMTKEDISRWFNINNDILEEDFKLIDPNGRKSTKNTTLCKCSWMQLSTSVLQKYLQKSPSKDLVIIPRDDFIYLNSMCKNVCTKTSSLVYCSNV
- the LOC126874514 gene encoding uncharacterized protein LOC126874514, whose translation is MKETTMKFNTCLLFVLVGVTLIHAGPARKAIEKKSLAEDTKIETTKEDLKIEENDEQKGRTKKAAFCLQIDPTSPQIALSDNLVQNIPLTVQAQSVPQPFQALNFIQPAPQNLPQANIVVPQQMIQPTFQSLPQVVLPQPMIQPIHTVQIVQPSSQPCSASQSTQQTEVPQTVPKPEPTPSPEIEVETVTEKSKPMRIEKYPQPLPVPQETFTVVPYVPTYQEQLMFISEPEHATYVQVPYTHLHGPLTECTCQNIEPMAMNMMPMPIMPYTSTFQHRSSLMMPHIHGSNVKTAPQGKTRTVINMNVPPYGYDHHLHGALNFRGMHHMHPETSLARKHDLLGSPVASETHDLLQINKTPREADSSHLSPEKEAETKQEEGKAMLIDGRRNARSSKEDTKKQEKQIIRT
- the LOC126874500 gene encoding leucine-rich repeat-containing protein 34-like isoform X2, coding for MKFNKYQCPLSCTDCGKVNVFNVLESVKPPYFHQISLCFFKCFCKTICSTEKILNMRGPLVYEKLGRHLQDIDIPVLLIFLKENQDITHLNLASNNISDTGFINLLDHLLLYKNIQELDVQNNNIANYGIDYMLECAKNLELRNLNLRANKFVNQNTKNIALFLLENKYMCSLNIADVNQTASDLIYFMMVLSSDQEVFNETLKSLDISGPNPGCMYYFDSAHFADVIGHMLKCNTTLRALHLQKYNFSCHNIEIMMSNAKHNDSLHLLDLGCNNIGDHGIDHISAWLTKRPALKTLILCKNIITDHGARSLSCAIPFSKLLFLDISHNKITDDGIVNILYTLKKTPLLRQLRVFGNCIGHQAAKVLVKSAVTFTSTALGTDHARDCKCCYCFKCEVPYYDKQCKGADHPDTCTCCKCKGDESSDWSINKSVLNRIVSPSDPMKNIEHILKQVNSMTKEDISRWFNINNDILEEDFKLIDPNGRKSTKNTTLCKCSWMQLSTSVLQKYLQKSPSKDLVIIPRDDFIYLNSMCKNVCTKTSSLVYCSNV
- the LOC126874500 gene encoding leucine-rich repeat-containing protein 34-like isoform X3, which produces MKFNKYQCPLSCTDCGKVNVFNVLESVKPPYFHQISLCFFKCFCKTICSTEKILNMRGPLVYEKLGRHLQDIDIPVLLIFLKENQDITHLNLASNNISDTGFINLLDHLLLYKNIQELDVQNNNIANYGIDYMLECAKNLELRNLNLRANKFVNQNTKNIALFLLENKYMCSLNIADVNQTASDLIYFMMVLSSDQEVFNETLKSLDISGPNPGCMYYFDSAHFADVIGHMLKCNTTLRALHLQKYNFSCHNIEIMMSNAKHNDSLHLLDLGCNNIGDHGIDHISAWLTKRPALKTLILCKNIITDHGARSLSCAIPFSKLLFLDISHNKITDDGIVNILYTLKKTPLLRQLRVFGNCIGHQAAKSAVTFTSTALGTDHARDCKCCYCFKCEVPYYDKQCKGADHPDTCTCCKCKGDESSDWSINKSVLNRIVSPSDPMKNIEHILKQVNSMTKEDISRWFNINNDILEEDFKLIDPNGRKSTKNTTLCKCSWMQLSTSVLQKYLQKSPSKDLVIIPRDDFIYLNSMCKNVCTKTSSLVYCSNV